A region of Vigna radiata var. radiata cultivar VC1973A chromosome 6, Vradiata_ver6, whole genome shotgun sequence DNA encodes the following proteins:
- the LOC106763604 gene encoding E3 ubiquitin-protein ligase Hakai-like yields MIGLDDRPGDSDDRLVTRMIGLMDSFVDDPRSLTFGKAGWNSFVDDPRSPTFEKVGRDSFVDDPRSSTFGKANQDSFVDDPRSPTFGKADRHSFIDDPRSPTFGKAGRHSFVDDPRSPTFGKAGRDSFVDGLSYVKYVFLTFLGNRCDERIQKIQTIEMMEGILICVAPHCLKSFLKKADFESHIQDSHANLLRPNADKEDGNDSEAQSVRQSTASDSTARGPQRPVFSPSSNSQQHDXEDKSRRQTPREQPPSRQTLQPKPPPYYGQQHPSDTMPGSVGGGQQGFHXQSFDMQQPPQEPSQFSDRQQAVGPETPFSEYPTMHPSQPSNVPSLVTSNPMLNPPLPLGYPPYPNERAQPFYGAPYDMARPDSGADMGGEQSSLLGFPQGAPNGPNFPGNYPQSWNSGIGGVPFEQTQGGMVVDPREGKGILAPQPMRLPPPPPHHHM; encoded by the exons ATGATTGGCCTGGATGATCGGCCTGGTGACTCGGATGATCGACTGGTGACTCGAATGATCGGCCTAATG GATTCTTTTGTTGACGATCCTCGGTCGCTGACCTTCGGAAAGGCCGGTTGGAATTCATTTGTTGACGATCCACGGTCGCCGACCTTCGAAAAGGTCGGCCGGGATTCTTTTGTTGACGATCCTCGGTCGTCGACCTTCGGAAAGGCCAACCAGGATTCGTTTGTTGACGATCCACGGTCGCCGACCTTCGGAAAGGCCGACCGGCATTCGTTTATTGACGATCCACGGTCGCCGACCTTCGGAAAGGCCGGCCGGCATTCTTTTGTTGACGATCCACGGTCGCCGACCTTCGGAAAGGCCGGCCGGGATTCTTTTGTTGACGGTTTGAG TtatgtaaaatatgtttttttgaCATTCTTGGGAAACAGGTGTGATGAACGAATccagaaaattcaaacaatcGAAATGATGGAAGGAATCCTCATTTGTGTTGCCCCTCATTGTCTCAAATCTTTCTTAAAGAAAGCTGATTTTGAATCTCATATCCAAGACAGCCATGCCAACCTTCTTCGACCCAATGCTGATAAAGAAGATGGAAATGACTCAGAGGCACAGAGTGTTAGGCAATCTACTGCTTCAGATTCCACTGCTAGAGGTCCCCAAAGACCAGTTTTTTCTCCTAGTTCGAATTCACAGCAACATGATNTGGAAGACAAATCTCGTAGACAGACACCTAGGGAGCAACCACCTTCAAGGCAAACCCTGCAGCCAAAGCCACCACCATATTACGGTCAACAACACCCTTCAGATACCATGCCTGGCTCTGTTGGAGGCGGACAACAGGGTTTTCATCANCAAAGTTTTGACATGCAACAACCCCCACAAGAACCTTCCCAGTTTTCTGACAGGCAGCAAGCAGTGGGTCCAGAGACCCCATTTTCTGAGTATCCAACGATGCACCCCTCACAACCTTCCAATGTTCCCTCCCTGGTTACTTCAAACCCAATGTTGAACCCTCCTTTGCCATTAGGTTACCCCCCTTACCCAAATGAACGAGCTCAACCATTTTATGGTGCTCCCTATGATATGGCTAGGCCGGACTCAGGTGCTGATATGGGTGGGGAGCAGAGTTCACTATTGGGATTCCCTCAAGGTGCCCCAAATGGCCCAAATTTTCCAGGAAATTATCCCCAGTCCTGGAATTCAGGAATTGGTGGTGTGCCTTTTGAACAAACACAGGGTGGTATGGTTGTGGATCCAAGGGAGGGCAAAGGCATACTTGCACCACAACCCATGCGCCTCCCACCACCACCTCCCCACCACCACATGTGA
- the LOC106763605 gene encoding probably inactive leucine-rich repeat receptor-like protein kinase At2g25790: MPQCNLIGEILEYFGDIFTNLERLDLGKNKLSGSIPRNLFSLRKLRVLYLFSNRLSGVIPSATMHCLELIELDFAKNNLTGSIPPECGKLKNLSTLHLYENHLVGEIPVSLSQIPSLIYFRVFSNNLSGTLPPELGLHSKLTVFEVSENQLSGGLPEHLCAGGALIGVVAFSNNFSGVLPEWIGNCPSLATAIYNLCSKCLTDSVQNGAYLSPNLNLLSAFGLAGSCFSDIILGAKSNELVGWT; encoded by the coding sequence ATGCCGCAGTGTAACTTGATCGGAGAGATTCTAGAATATTTCGGGGATATTTTCACGAACCTCGAACGGTTGGATTTGGGGAAGAACAAGTTATCAGGGAGCATTCCGAGGAATTTGTTCTCGTTGAGGAAGTTGAGGGTCTTGTACCTGTTCAGTAACAGATTGTCGGGTGTGATTCCTAGTGCTACGATGCACTGTTTGGAATTAATCGAGCTTGATTTTGCGAAGAATAATTTGACGGGTTCCATACCCCCAGAGTGTGGAAAGTTAAAGAACTTGAGTACCTTGCACTTGTACGAAAATCACTTGGTCGGTGAGATTCCCGTAAGTTTAAGCCAAATTCCTAGTCTCATCTATTTCAGGGTTTTCAGCAATAACTTGAGTGGAACACTGCCTCCAGAACTAGGCTTGCATTCCAAGCTTACAGTGTTTGAGGTTTCTGAGAACCAACTCAGTGGTGGGTTGCCGGAACATTTATGTGCAGGTGGTGCCCTTATTGGTGTGGTTGCATTTTCCAACAATTTTAGTGGAGTTTTGCCTGAGTGGATTGGGAATTGTCCTTCTCTAGCCACTGCAATCTACAACCTTTGTTCCAAATGCTTGACAGACAGCGTCCAAAATGGGGCTTACCTTTCCCCCAACTTGAATCTTCTGTCAGCTTTTGGTTTAGCTGGAAGTTGTTTTTCGGATATCATATTGGGAGCTAAATCAAATGAGCTTGTTGGGTGGACATGA